One genomic segment of Thermococcus sp. includes these proteins:
- a CDS encoding MoxR family ATPase → MEVGELSSLSSRIVDAISEVYIGNRDVVEKTLAAALVNGNVLFEDHPGLGKTLLAKAFSRVLGLDYRRIQFTPDLLPADIVGTKVWRQNTGTFELVRGPVFTNVLLADEINRAPPKTQSALLEAMEERQVTIEGETLRLERPFFVMATQNPIEYEGTYPLPEAQLDRFLLRLSVGYPKTLEDEIAILEARLRWKKDDPTVDLKPVIDRETFLEMQRTVEESVYVSRPVLRYIAELVRNARADGRVEAGPSPRGALALLKVAKASAAMDGRDFVIPDDIKRFAFEALSHRVVIKAEYSFEGVTGREVVERALQATHVPKESEE, encoded by the coding sequence ATGGAGGTTGGAGAACTCAGCTCGCTCTCATCCCGCATAGTCGATGCGATTTCTGAGGTCTACATAGGAAACAGGGACGTCGTGGAGAAGACCCTCGCAGCGGCCCTCGTCAACGGCAACGTCCTCTTTGAGGATCACCCCGGTCTCGGAAAGACCCTCCTGGCAAAGGCCTTTTCCCGGGTTCTCGGCCTCGACTACAGGAGGATACAGTTCACCCCCGACCTTCTCCCGGCGGATATAGTGGGAACCAAGGTGTGGCGCCAGAACACCGGAACCTTCGAACTCGTCAGGGGGCCTGTCTTTACAAACGTCCTCCTAGCTGATGAAATAAACCGCGCCCCGCCGAAGACCCAGTCGGCCCTTCTTGAGGCGATGGAGGAGCGACAGGTGACCATAGAGGGCGAGACCCTCAGACTTGAGAGGCCCTTCTTCGTGATGGCCACCCAGAACCCGATAGAGTACGAGGGAACCTACCCACTTCCAGAGGCCCAGCTCGACCGCTTCCTCCTCCGCCTGAGCGTTGGCTACCCAAAGACCCTTGAAGACGAGATTGCCATACTTGAGGCCAGACTCAGGTGGAAGAAGGACGACCCGACGGTTGACCTAAAGCCGGTTATAGACAGGGAAACGTTCCTTGAGATGCAGAGAACCGTCGAAGAGTCGGTCTACGTCAGCAGGCCGGTTTTGAGGTACATAGCAGAGCTCGTCAGGAACGCGAGGGCCGATGGCAGGGTTGAGGCAGGTCCGAGCCCCAGGGGTGCGCTGGCCCTCCTGAAGGTGGCCAAGGCGAGCGCCGCTATGGATGGACGGGACTTCGTTATCCCAGATGATATTAAGAGGTTCGCCTTCGAGGCCCTCTCCCACAGGGTAGTCATAAAAGCTGAGTACTCCTTTGAGGGCGTCACCGGAAGGGAAGTCGTTGAGAGGGCCCTTCAGGCAACGCACGTCCCCAAAGAGAGTGAGGAGTAA